One window from the genome of Schistocerca piceifrons isolate TAMUIC-IGC-003096 chromosome 1, iqSchPice1.1, whole genome shotgun sequence encodes:
- the LOC124789883 gene encoding lipoyltransferase 1, mitochondrial isoform X2 translates to MALVLCKNVLKTSQFSLVSLSRGSSGVFSSCMLKNSYSKSASEKTEENSPVTKSVFISQSSDVFTNLALEDWLYKNFDFTNHHVLLLWRNSPCVVIGRHQNPWLEANTANLSYQGVELARRNSGGGTVYHDRGNLNLTFFTPRNKYNRRNNLEIISRALYREWGIETSISPREDVIVEENYKISGTASKLGRPNAYHHCTLLVDVNKISLRQSLLKQDMGISTNATKSVPAPIINLCEINRQVKIGKLLSAIGWEYLRTCPITFEDGGKEQISKQRGFQMINPTESWFPGLEKIKEEFSSWDWCYGKTPKFEVTRSFPVCQETAGESTKELKITLVVEKGIIQNVTLTVPPGIKSANGFHGEARVVTSLRGRRFSEEAVFILENSLQAMKFHENDLVHTVAVGKNDFLGNRRQHAIHSM, encoded by the exons ATGGCTCTTGTTCTGTGCAAGAATGTTTTGAAGACAAGCCAGTTTTCTCTTGTTTCTCTTTCGAGAGGCAGCTCTGGTGTCTTCAGCAGTTGTATGCTTAAGAACAGTTACTCTAAAAGCGCATCtgaaaagactgaagaaaattcacCAGTGACGAAGTCTGTGTTCATTTCTCAATCAAGTGACGTTTTCACAAATCTTGCTCTTGAGGATTGGCTGTACAAAAATTTCGATTTTACCAACCACCACGTTTTGCTCTTGTGGCGTAATTCACCATGTGTTGTAATTGGGAGACATCAAAACCCATGGCTTGAAGCAAACACTGCAAACCTGTCTTACCAGGGAGTTGAACTAGCGAGGCGTAACAGCGGAGGCGGCACAGTGTATCACGATCGTGGCAACTTGAACCTTACCTTTTTCACACCAAGAAATAAGTACAATCGACgaaacaaccttgaaattataAGTAGAGCGCTGTACAGGGAATGGGGAATTGAAACCTCGATATCTCCCAGAGAAGATGTTATCGTCGAAGAGAATTACAAA ATCTCTGGTACAGCATCAAAACTGGGTCGTCCAAATGCATACCACCACTGCACGCTCTTGGTTGATGTTAACAAAATCAGCTTGCGGCAATCGCTCCTGAAACAAGAC ATGGGAATATCAACTAATGCAACAAAGAGTGTGCCTGCTCCCATTATTAACTTGTGTGAAATAAACAGACAAGTCAAGATTGGTAAATTGCTCTCTGCCATTGGATGGGAATATCTAAGAACATGTCCAATAACATTTGAAGATGGTGGAAAGGAGCAAATTTCTAAACAACGTGGTTTCCAGATGATTAATCCCACAGAGTCCTGGTTTCCAG GTTTGGAAAAGATAAAAGAAGAATTTTCCAGTTGGGACTGGTGCTATGGAAAGACACCAAAATTTGAGGTAACTCGGTCGTTTCCTGTGTGTCAGGAAACTGCTGGAGAAAGCACCAAGGAATTAAAAATAACACTGGTTGTTGAAAAGGGCATTATTCAAAACGTGACACTGACTGTTCCACCTGGCATTAAATCTGCTAATGGTTTTCATGGTGAAGCTCGTGTAGTCACATCACTGAGGGGAAGGCGTTTCTCTGAAGAAGCTGTCTTCATTTTGGAAAATTCATTGCAGGCCATGAAGTTTCATGAGAATGATCTGGTACACACAGTAGCAGTAGGAAAGAATGATTTTTTAGGGAACCGTAGGCAGCATGCTATACATTCAATGTGA
- the LOC124789883 gene encoding lipoyltransferase 1, mitochondrial isoform X1 gives MALVLCKNVLKTSQFSLVSLSRGSSGVFSSCMLKNSYSKSASEKTEENSPVTKSVFISQSSDVFTNLALEDWLYKNFDFTNHHVLLLWRNSPCVVIGRHQNPWLEANTANLSYQGVELARRNSGGGTVYHDRGNLNLTFFTPRNKYNRRNNLEIISRALYREWGIETSISPREDVIVEENYKQISGTASKLGRPNAYHHCTLLVDVNKISLRQSLLKQDMGISTNATKSVPAPIINLCEINRQVKIGKLLSAIGWEYLRTCPITFEDGGKEQISKQRGFQMINPTESWFPGLEKIKEEFSSWDWCYGKTPKFEVTRSFPVCQETAGESTKELKITLVVEKGIIQNVTLTVPPGIKSANGFHGEARVVTSLRGRRFSEEAVFILENSLQAMKFHENDLVHTVAVGKNDFLGNRRQHAIHSM, from the exons ATGGCTCTTGTTCTGTGCAAGAATGTTTTGAAGACAAGCCAGTTTTCTCTTGTTTCTCTTTCGAGAGGCAGCTCTGGTGTCTTCAGCAGTTGTATGCTTAAGAACAGTTACTCTAAAAGCGCATCtgaaaagactgaagaaaattcacCAGTGACGAAGTCTGTGTTCATTTCTCAATCAAGTGACGTTTTCACAAATCTTGCTCTTGAGGATTGGCTGTACAAAAATTTCGATTTTACCAACCACCACGTTTTGCTCTTGTGGCGTAATTCACCATGTGTTGTAATTGGGAGACATCAAAACCCATGGCTTGAAGCAAACACTGCAAACCTGTCTTACCAGGGAGTTGAACTAGCGAGGCGTAACAGCGGAGGCGGCACAGTGTATCACGATCGTGGCAACTTGAACCTTACCTTTTTCACACCAAGAAATAAGTACAATCGACgaaacaaccttgaaattataAGTAGAGCGCTGTACAGGGAATGGGGAATTGAAACCTCGATATCTCCCAGAGAAGATGTTATCGTCGAAGAGAATTACAAA CAGATCTCTGGTACAGCATCAAAACTGGGTCGTCCAAATGCATACCACCACTGCACGCTCTTGGTTGATGTTAACAAAATCAGCTTGCGGCAATCGCTCCTGAAACAAGAC ATGGGAATATCAACTAATGCAACAAAGAGTGTGCCTGCTCCCATTATTAACTTGTGTGAAATAAACAGACAAGTCAAGATTGGTAAATTGCTCTCTGCCATTGGATGGGAATATCTAAGAACATGTCCAATAACATTTGAAGATGGTGGAAAGGAGCAAATTTCTAAACAACGTGGTTTCCAGATGATTAATCCCACAGAGTCCTGGTTTCCAG GTTTGGAAAAGATAAAAGAAGAATTTTCCAGTTGGGACTGGTGCTATGGAAAGACACCAAAATTTGAGGTAACTCGGTCGTTTCCTGTGTGTCAGGAAACTGCTGGAGAAAGCACCAAGGAATTAAAAATAACACTGGTTGTTGAAAAGGGCATTATTCAAAACGTGACACTGACTGTTCCACCTGGCATTAAATCTGCTAATGGTTTTCATGGTGAAGCTCGTGTAGTCACATCACTGAGGGGAAGGCGTTTCTCTGAAGAAGCTGTCTTCATTTTGGAAAATTCATTGCAGGCCATGAAGTTTCATGAGAATGATCTGGTACACACAGTAGCAGTAGGAAAGAATGATTTTTTAGGGAACCGTAGGCAGCATGCTATACATTCAATGTGA
- the LOC124789899 gene encoding cytochrome b-c1 complex subunit 7-like, which translates to MAAVGSRSVGFMGAVRKWAYNLSGFNKYGLHYDDCLDELNPDVAEALRRLPDSIKDERNFRINRALHLSMIKKYLPKEEWTKYEEDNKYLQPYLQEVIKERLEKEEWNKK; encoded by the exons ATGGCTGCTGTAGGTTCGAGGAGTGTTGGGTTTATGG GCGCCGTACGAAAATGGGCGTACAATCTTTCAGGTTTCAATAAATATG GCTTACACTATGATGACTGCTTGGATGAATTGAACCCAGATGTGGCTGAAGCTCTGAGACGATTGCCAGACAGCATAAAAGATGAAAGGAACTTCCGTATAAACCGTGCTCTGCACCTATCAATGATAAAGAAGTATCTCCCAAAGGAAGAATGGACAAAATATGAAGAG GATAATAAGTACCTTCAGCCTTACCTTCAAGAAGTCATAAAAGAAAGACTAGAAAAAGAAGAATGGAACAAAAAGTGA